In a genomic window of Equus asinus isolate D_3611 breed Donkey chromosome 11, EquAss-T2T_v2, whole genome shotgun sequence:
- the SERTM1 gene encoding serine-rich and transmembrane domain-containing protein 1 → MSEPDSSSVFSGNVENGTFLELFPTSLSTSVDPSSGHLSNVYIYVSIFLSLLAFLLLLLIIALQRLKNIISSSSSYPEYPSDAGSSFTNLEVCSISSQRSTFSNLSS, encoded by the coding sequence ATGTCTGAACCTGACTCTTCATCTGTGTTTTCGGGCAATGTGGAAAATGGAACTTTCCTTGAGCTGTTTCCCACATCCCTGTCCACATCGGTGGACCCGTCCTCAGGCCACCTGTCAAACGTCTACATCTATGTGTCCATTTTCCTCAGCCTTCTAGCGTTTCTGCTTCTGCTTTTAATCATTGCCCTCCAGAGGCTCAAAAATATCATCTCCTCCAGTTCCTCCTACCCGGAGTACCCAAGCGACGCCGGAAGTTCTTTCACCAATTTGGAAGTCTGTAGTATTTCCTCTCAAAGGTCCACTTTCTCAAACCTTTCATCgtga